The nucleotide sequence CCTACAAAAGTAAAAGACAATTATGCAAAATTCGAGCTTGATCAGCCTGCTCTTCATTTTTCTCTAAATGTACGCCCTTTTGCAAAAGATGGTGTACTCAACCATCTAGGATTCCAAGTAAACAACACAGAAGATGTTCTTGCCATGGGCGAAAGACTTCGAGAAGCAGGACTGCTCTTAATAGATGAGATGAACACAACGTGCTGTTATGCTGTTCAAGACAAAGTATGGGTATACGACCCAGACGGCAACGCATGGGAGATCTTCTATACAAAAGAAGACTCAGAATTTGAATCAGCAGGAGATGCACGAGATCTATCACTATGCTGTGCACCCCCTCAACAAACTCAACCGGTTACGCTAGGTTTCACAAAAAAATAGCAAAAAAATCCCTCTGCATAATAAATATGCAAGGGATTTTTTTTGATTAAAGGGTGGATAAGGCAACAATTTCTGCAATGCGAATAATAATCTGGTCACTATATTTTTGATCACAGCTCATTACACATAACGTAATATAGTCTCTTTCAACTGCTCTTAGTCTGCCTTCGTAAGATTGATTCGCTGTATCCACCACGACCTGTCTCTCCAAAAGACGTTTTGCAGCTCTTCTGAAGTCCTTCACAACACTCACCTTCCCTATTTTGCACTGCAAACAAGGGGCTTTCTATACTATTACATGCAAAAAGAGAAAAAGAGACACGGACAAACACCCTGTGCACATGACTATTCTTGGACAATCACGCATATTATGTAGAAATAAT is from Fictibacillus sp. b24 and encodes:
- a CDS encoding ArsI/CadI family heavy metal resistance metalloenzyme, producing MQRMHVAVNCSDLEKSLEFYKSFFGTEPTKVKDNYAKFELDQPALHFSLNVRPFAKDGVLNHLGFQVNNTEDVLAMGERLREAGLLLIDEMNTTCCYAVQDKVWVYDPDGNAWEIFYTKEDSEFESAGDARDLSLCCAPPQQTQPVTLGFTKK
- a CDS encoding DUF2642 domain-containing protein, with protein sequence MKDFRRAAKRLLERQVVVDTANQSYEGRLRAVERDYITLCVMSCDQKYSDQIIIRIAEIVALSTL